One window of Dysidea avara chromosome 11, odDysAvar1.4, whole genome shotgun sequence genomic DNA carries:
- the LOC136237522 gene encoding uncharacterized protein, with protein MKMIVWIIVSVLVACTTAEVEYKRTGDCDVIQECVYKYISTQYNYAEEDREVTNFFANVNWHCESSGTYGSQSANEYCFTLSDAVVVASADFNPNDTMNYTYDDQQQFLADKLQGEFCYVQTSDGKIVSVHYGTTENHEAINIKRSIASTFQANFDNANFDVEEADASSVHTSHYSFIRNSNGMTHFMRKFKSSDLIRMSGEVPIDVMVYNKVEESMFVGLLLQGSRGSVKAKLDFGDDETSGKVVDDATYDKTIDFSKEFQSSGTYSIEKAYCQQRSKRDAIFPDLTAPHIQKGTLLAVIDLGKDGQFRIRKIRDAIPSVSGLFERLHQNPNDIALVDSFKQLLMLEAKHGTPSQYTPAIQQLIKYYRKIRLSNNPQSVEMRKLIYSFLAVDGSPRSQQILGSLLTKSMREDERDVLLHQLAQISNAGPELVDTVININPSNDDSLLLVLGALARNNDRAIQNVVVGELLRRLDTVKSSTNNTKLIILLNYALGNTGSKLAIDALLSSLDHDDIDTQISVIRGLDVHLDQPTCTKCFDHFTEWN; from the exons ATGAAGATGATAGTGTGGATAATCGTGAGTGTGTTGGTAGCATGTACTACTGCAGAAGTGGAATACAAGAGGACTGGAGATTGTGAT GTCATCCAAGAGTGTGTGTATAAATATATTTCAACTCAATACAACTATGCTGAAGAGGATCGAGAAGTGACAAATTTTTTTGCAAATGTCAACTGGCACTGTGAAAGCA GTGGTACTTATGGGTCACAATCAGCCAATGAGTACTGTTTCACCTTATCTGACGCAGTTGTAGTAGCATCAGCTGATTTCAATCCAAA TGACACAATGAACTACACATATGATGATCAACAACAATTCTTAGCAGATAAACTTCAAGGAGAGTTCTGTTATGTGCAAACATCTGATGGGAAGATTGTGTCAGTACATTACGGGACAACAGAAAATCATGAGGCCATTAATATTAAGAGGAGCATAGCAAGCACGTTTCAGGCAAACTTTGATAACGCAAATTTTGATGTTGAAGAGGCTGATGCTAGTTCTGTCCACACATCACATTACAG TTTTATAAGAAATTCCAATGGAATGACTCATTTTATGCGTAAATTTAAGAGCAGTGATCTCATAAGAATGTCTGGTGAAGTACCAATTGACGTTATGGTGTACAATAAAGTTGAAGAATCCATGTTTGTTGGTCTGCTCCTCCAAGGATCTCGTGGATCAGTGAAAGCTAAACTTGATTTTGGAGATGATGAAACATCAGGCAAAGTAGTAGATGATGCCACTTATGATAAAACTATTGACTTTAGCAAGGAGTTTCAGTCAAGTGGAACTTACTCTATTGAAAAGGCTTATTGTCAGCAAAGAAGCAAGAGGGATGCTATCTTCCCTGATCTAACAGCACCTCACATTCAGAAGGGAACTCTGTTAGCAGTTATTGACTTAG GCAAAGATGGTCAGTTCAGGATAAGAAAAATCAGAGATGCCATTCCATCAGTTTCTGGGCTGTTTGAAAGGCTTCATCAGAATCCCAATGACATTGCATTAG TGGACAGCTTCAAACAGTTATTAATGTTAGAGGCAAAACATGGTACTCCATCACAGTACACACCAGCTATTCAACAGTTGATAAAGTATTATAGGAAG ATACGATTGTCTAACAATCCACAAAGTGTGGAAATGAGAAAACTGATATATTCCTTCCTGGCTGTTGATGGTAGTCCACGCTCACAACAG ATACTGGGGTCACTACTAACAAAGAGTATGAGAGAAGATGAACGAGATGTCTTGTTACATCAGTTGGCTCAGATTAGTAATGCTGGACCTGAACTAGTAGATACTGTCATTAATATCAACCCATCCAATGATGATAGTCTACTGCTGGTATTAGGAGCACTAGCTAGGAACAATGATCGTGCTATTCAGAATGTTGTAGTCGGTGAACTTCTTAGGAGACTTGACACTGTTAAATCATCTACCAATAACACTAAATTGATCATTCTCTTAAACTATGCCCTCGGTAACACTGGCTCTAAATTAGCCATTGATGCTTTACTGTCCAGTCTTGATCATGATGACATTGACACACAGATTTCTGTTATTAGGGGACTTGATGTACACCTTGATCAACCAACTTGTACAAAATGCTTTGATCATTTTACTGAATGGAACTGA
- the LOC136237521 gene encoding F-box/WD repeat-containing protein 7-like, which yields MFRSRSASAPPVTLCFVSADVTSRSRSRNTNVTYERNVDQLTSHLATWSNAEMLTILESLVGRCHLNQLEFLWTTLEPVIHRDFHQAMKIVDPGRPYTPMSTPASRETRSRLQSSRNKRKNQLFLAQSAIVCSEEDARNLIDENNVCDQRSRISSSQSESSIARLITNKEPLSLSKTLPILPASPPLPVQSQVVRRGRTQSGCVTGRRTISAQRRHVQAAVHQQINAFDTDNIVLPYTGTPLGMSRSCCTTPILYDSDNFTAPEISQFLCWFGNLQRDNEQQEILELILRSLSVAELYYLRALLMLRQYRDYIANLPEHLSCRILKLIPAKDLFLACRVSKAWNARASSGEVWMNKCHTNRMGLPLQVRTTWKNLYLDDLRLKRNWRKGKCIVTKLTGHTNNVTCVKIKDTTIATGSSDRTIRIWDLDTMRSTRTLVGHQRGVWCLNFYGLNLLISGSHDHSLKIWNILTGVCERTLAYHTAPVWSLQQKKDILISGSHDKTAVVWDIRHCKLKQQLVGHDGAVFAVDLDEKAKIAYTGSGDKTIRQWDIHSGRCIRIIKASKTDPILSLHLQQGYLVCAAGMVITLWSANGAKKIKQFHGHENRVETVQLKVYEDDYKHNIILSSSKDCKIKYWNTKTGRCIRTLSGHLDPLNCVQCNDILIASTSTNGCVRIWNFDPHALLYSCSTLHNYS from the exons ATGTTTAGGTCGCGAAGTGCTAGTGCTCCACCAGTGACGTTGTGTTTTGTATCTGCTGACGTGACGAGTAGGAGCAGGAGTAGAAATACGAACGTGACGTATGAGCGTAATGTCGACCAGTTAACCAGCCACCTTGCCACCTGGAGCAACGCTGAG ATGTTAACTATTTTGGAGTCATTGGTGGGAAGATGCCACTTGAATCAATTGGAATTCTTATGGACG ACTCTCGAGCCTGTCATCCATCGAGACTTCCACCAAGCCATGAAGATAGTTGATCCAGGAAGGCCCTACACTCCAATGTCTACCCCAGCTAGTAGGGAGACTAGGAGCAGACTACAATCCTCAAGGAATAAG AGGAAGAATCAACTGTTCCTAGCTCAAAGTGCCATTGTGTGCTCAGAG GAAGATGCCAGGAATTTGATAGATGAAAACAATGTCTGTGATCAAAGGTCCAGAATATCATCATCACAGTCAGAGTCCAGTATTGCTAGACT GATCACTAACAAGGAGCCATTGTCCCTCAGTAAGACATTACCAATACTACCAGCTAGTCCTCCCCTACCAGTGCAGTCACAAGTTGTTAGGAGAGGGAGGACACAGAGTGGGTGTGTCACTGGCAGGAGGACCATTAGTGCTCAGAGGAGACATGTACAAGCTGCTGTACATCAACAGATTAATGCTTTTGATACTGATAATATTGTACTGCCTTATACTGGTACTCCATTGGGTATGTCAAG GTCATGCTGTACTACTCCAATACTATATGATAGTGATAACTTCACTGCTCCAGAGATCAGCCAGTTCCTCTGCTGGTTTGGCAACCTACAAAGAG ATAATGAACAACAAGAGATCCTGGAGCTTATCCTGAGGAGTCTGAGTGTAGCAGAACTGTATTACCTGAGAGCATTACTAATG CTTCGCCAGTACAGAGACTACATAGCCAACTTACCGGAGCACCTCTCTTGTCGTATATTGAAGCTCATACCAGCTAAGGATCTCTTCTTGGCTTGTCGG GTGTCAAAAGCTTGGAATGCAAGAGCCAGTAGTGGTGAAGTGTGGATGAACAAGTGTCATACTAACCGAATGG GTCTTCCCCTTCAAGTAAGAACCACTTGGAAGAACCTCTACCTTGATGACCTCAGACTGAAGAGGAACTGGAGGAAAGGAAAGTGTATTGTCACCAAACTGACTGGCCATACTAACAA TGTCACTTGTGTGAAGATAAAAGACACTACAATAGCTACAGGGAGTTCTGATCGTACCATAAG AATATGGGACTTGGATACTATGAGAAGTACGAGGACACTAGTTGGTCACCAG AGAGGGGTGTGGTGTCTGAATTTCTATGGTTTGAATCTCCTCAttagtggatcacatgatcactctCTCAAA ATCTGGAACATTCTAACTGGTGTTTGTGAAAG AACACTCGCCTACCATACGGCTCCAGTGTGGTCATTGCAACAGAAGAAAGATATCCTTATTAGTGGATCACATGACAAGACG GCAGTAGTATGGGACATCAGACACTGCAAGTTAAAGCAACAACTTGTTGGACATGATGGTGCTGTGTTTGCTGTGGATCTTGATGAGAAGGCTAAAATAGCATACACCGGCTCTGGTGATAAG ACTATTAGACAGTGGGATATCCACAGTGGAAGATGTATTAGGATCATCAAAGCCAGCAAGACTGACCCTATCCTCTCCCTTCACCTACAACAG GGCTATCTGGTGTGTGCTGCTGGTATGGTGATCACACTATGGTCAGCTAATGGTGCTAAGAAGATCAAACAATTTCACGGTCATGAAAACAG GGTGGAGACAGTGCAGCTGAAGGTTTATGAAGATGACTACAAGCATAACATCATCTTGAGCTCCAGTAAAGACTGCAAAATAAAATACTGGAATACTAAAAC TGGTAGATGTATTCGTACACTGTCAGGCCATCTTGACCCACTGAACTGTGTCCAGTGTAATGACATTCTCATTGCTAGCACCTCAACTAATGGATGTGTTAGGATATGGAACTTTGATCCTCATGCTCTACTGTACAGTTGTAGTACTTTACATAACTATTCATGa